One genomic window of Micromonospora sp. WMMD1128 includes the following:
- a CDS encoding MFS transporter, with translation MAQSSRSGRSFLGRTVGTGIRATRLLLRGSLHGGRWMTRRAGTARARSAGNEVGMVRLFDLHAVSCAGDTLIAIGLAGTIFFDVPLGEARNKVALYLLVTMVPFAMLAPVVGPLLDHFRHGRRYALATTMLGRAFLAWLISDYMGGLGLYPAAFGVLALSRAYGVARSAAVPRLLPDGLGLSQVGARSSVYGTVAGALVAPIGLAAFWFGPQWPLRVAAVIFLIGMVIALRLPPKADSEPPERMPRPLRAMRRSDGERPLGRGRPAGRLVIATLIGAAALRGLYGFLLLFLAFAIKAGDLTTDFFGRELSAQAALGLVGGALAVGTFLATALGTRLRIHRPTAIQSSGTIIVAGVALLAAIKFSLPMVALLCLVAALMSGIAKLAVDASIQERIPERLRASSFAHSETALMLAFVAGGGLGLVPFTGLIGVAVAAGVAALVAVRGVLVAGRLRGERLVGRPLGDDELTSGRPLGDDELTSGRPLGDDKLAAMSPAATPAEPAGTALHDPTGTAFHESAVTSFDDPVPTSPAPQRADVPAPDDGLAPPGFHIYRPSSSVGGPGTTEDENRRDPRGPVA, from the coding sequence ATGGCGCAGTCCTCCCGCTCCGGCCGCTCCTTCCTCGGGCGGACCGTCGGCACCGGCATCCGCGCCACCCGGCTGCTGCTGCGGGGCTCGCTGCACGGCGGACGCTGGATGACCCGTCGGGCCGGCACCGCCCGGGCCCGCAGCGCCGGCAACGAGGTGGGCATGGTCCGCCTGTTCGACCTGCACGCGGTCTCCTGCGCCGGGGACACGCTGATCGCCATCGGCCTGGCCGGGACGATCTTCTTCGACGTGCCGCTGGGCGAGGCCCGCAACAAGGTCGCGCTCTACCTGCTGGTGACCATGGTCCCGTTCGCCATGCTCGCCCCGGTGGTCGGCCCGCTGCTCGACCACTTCCGCCACGGCCGCCGGTACGCCCTGGCCACCACCATGCTCGGCCGGGCCTTCCTGGCCTGGTTGATCTCCGATTACATGGGCGGCCTCGGGCTCTACCCGGCGGCGTTCGGGGTGCTCGCCCTCTCTCGCGCCTACGGGGTGGCCCGGTCGGCAGCGGTGCCCCGGCTGCTCCCCGACGGGCTGGGACTGTCCCAGGTCGGAGCGCGATCCAGCGTCTACGGCACGGTCGCCGGCGCGCTAGTCGCCCCGATCGGCTTGGCCGCGTTCTGGTTCGGGCCGCAGTGGCCGCTCCGGGTCGCCGCGGTGATCTTCCTGATCGGCATGGTGATCGCGCTCCGGTTGCCGCCGAAGGCCGACTCGGAGCCGCCGGAGCGGATGCCGCGCCCGCTACGGGCGATGCGCCGCAGCGACGGCGAGCGCCCGCTGGGCCGGGGACGTCCCGCCGGTCGCCTGGTGATCGCCACGCTGATCGGAGCTGCGGCGCTGCGCGGGCTCTACGGCTTCCTGCTGCTCTTTCTCGCGTTCGCCATCAAGGCCGGCGACCTGACCACCGATTTCTTCGGCCGCGAGCTGAGCGCCCAGGCCGCGCTGGGCCTGGTCGGGGGCGCTCTGGCGGTGGGCACCTTCCTGGCCACCGCGCTCGGCACCCGGCTGCGCATCCATCGCCCGACCGCGATCCAGTCCAGCGGCACGATCATCGTGGCCGGTGTCGCGCTGCTCGCCGCGATCAAGTTCTCGCTGCCCATGGTGGCGCTGCTCTGCCTGGTGGCAGCGCTGATGAGTGGGATCGCCAAGCTGGCGGTGGACGCGTCGATCCAGGAGCGGATCCCGGAGCGGCTGCGGGCCAGTTCCTTCGCGCACTCGGAGACCGCGCTGATGCTCGCCTTCGTGGCCGGCGGCGGGCTCGGGCTGGTGCCGTTCACCGGCCTGATCGGGGTGGCGGTGGCCGCCGGCGTGGCCGCGCTGGTGGCCGTACGCGGTGTGCTGGTCGCCGGCCGCCTGCGCGGCGAGCGCCTGGTCGGCCGCCCCTTGGGCGACGACGAACTGACCAGCGGCCGCCCCTTGGGCGACGACGAACTGACCAGCGGCCGGCCCTTGGGCGACGACAAGCTGGCGGCAATGTCGCCGGCCGCCACGCCGGCCGAGCCCGCCGGCACGGCGCTACACGACCCGACCGGTACCGCGTTCCACGAGTCCGCTGTCACCTCGTTCGACGACCCGGTGCCCACCTCCCCGGCGCCGCAGCGAGCCGACGTGCCGGCCCCCGACGACGGGCTGGCGCCGCCCGGCTTCCACATCTACCGCCCCTCCTCGTCGGTCGGCGGACCGGGCACGACGGAGGACGAGAACCGGCGCGATCCCCGGGGGCCGGTGGCGTGA
- the sepH gene encoding septation protein SepH has protein sequence MRPVRFVALSEDGQALVLTDEVGRLLALPIDERVATALHSEPGGAPLAVVPASTDPTPSLSPRDIQARIRSGESAEDVARIAGVPVDRVLRYAGPVLQERAMLAQHARRTRLKGAEKPTPLAEVVNGRLAQHGIDTEKISWDAYRRDDGTWRIIATWPSGKATAQAVWDLDKSRQNVIAHDDMAQYLCAERPTPILGQEPAPERGGHALPGPSRGEPSRGGHGLPSGVEQARPGRDPIRAGRDALLASLDRPLGGSSGRGLDSRSPAALAGSDAPRQRAVAGGAAALLGGGQGSAFDDDSDTPKEIPAVPSLAVLRPRRTGAAPASGSGSEAGEAGGKPRKRLPSWDDVLFGSGPAARESS, from the coding sequence ATGCGCCCAGTACGCTTCGTCGCCCTTTCCGAGGACGGCCAGGCCCTGGTGCTCACCGACGAGGTGGGCCGCCTGCTGGCCCTGCCCATCGACGAGCGCGTCGCCACGGCCCTGCACTCCGAGCCGGGCGGCGCCCCGCTCGCCGTGGTGCCCGCGTCCACCGACCCCACGCCGTCGCTGTCCCCGCGGGACATCCAGGCCCGGATCCGCTCCGGCGAGTCCGCGGAGGACGTCGCCCGCATCGCCGGCGTCCCGGTCGACCGGGTGCTGCGCTACGCCGGCCCGGTGCTCCAGGAGCGGGCCATGCTCGCCCAGCACGCCCGCCGCACCCGGCTCAAGGGCGCCGAGAAGCCGACCCCGTTGGCCGAGGTGGTGAACGGCCGGCTGGCCCAGCACGGCATCGACACCGAGAAGATCTCCTGGGACGCCTACCGCCGCGACGACGGCACCTGGCGGATCATCGCCACCTGGCCGTCCGGCAAGGCCACCGCGCAGGCGGTGTGGGATCTCGACAAGTCCCGGCAGAACGTCATCGCGCACGACGACATGGCGCAATACCTGTGCGCCGAGCGTCCCACGCCGATCCTCGGCCAGGAGCCGGCGCCGGAGCGGGGCGGTCACGCGCTGCCCGGCCCGTCGCGTGGCGAGCCGAGCCGGGGCGGGCACGGCCTGCCGTCCGGCGTCGAGCAGGCCCGACCGGGGCGGGACCCGATCCGCGCCGGGCGGGACGCGCTGCTCGCCTCGCTCGACCGGCCGCTCGGCGGCTCCTCCGGCCGTGGCCTCGACAGCCGCTCGCCGGCCGCGCTCGCCGGCTCCGACGCGCCCCGGCAACGGGCGGTCGCCGGGGGCGCCGCCGCGCTGCTCGGCGGCGGTCAGGGCTCGGCGTTCGACGACGACTCGGACACGCCGAAGGAGATCCCCGCCGTACCCTCGTTGGCGGTGCTGCGGCCCCGGCGCACCGGCGCCGCGCCGGCATCCGGGTCGGGCAGCGAGGCCGGCGAGGCCGGCGGCAAGCCGCGTAAGCGGCTGCCGAGCTGGGACGACGTCCTCTTCGGCAGCGGCCCGGCGGCCCGCGAATCCTCCTGA
- a CDS encoding MFS transporter yields MQAKLSTMFQSLRVRNYRLFATGQLIKLIGVWMMFIAQDWLVLDLSDNSATALGVVTALQFTPVLLLTLLSGRLADRYDKRMLLFIANAFWTVLALGMSLLVVTGLVQLWHVFAFAALLGVSNAVETPVRQAFVSELVGVPLLPNALSLNAAVFNSARIVGPAVAGLAIAAFDVGPVFMFTALSSIAPLVNVVKMRPAELHRKALPPAGERDRARVVDGLRYVARRPDLLLPMMLMSVIGMSLFNFQLTLAALAKTVFKTGAASFGLFSTALAVGALVGALAGTGRRSRPSVWLVLGAAIGCASFGTLVGLAPAYWMVVALLMPTGFFMVFFAQAANQRVQLGVDASFRGRVMALWVLVFLGTNPVGAPIIGWTAERFGAGASIWIGGLISLAAALLALTWQLRRSGARLRLRVLPMPRFYVVSAGAE; encoded by the coding sequence GTGCAGGCCAAGCTGAGCACGATGTTCCAGTCCCTACGAGTCCGCAACTATCGACTCTTCGCCACCGGACAGCTGATCAAACTGATCGGCGTCTGGATGATGTTCATCGCCCAGGACTGGCTCGTCCTCGACCTCAGCGACAACTCCGCGACCGCGCTCGGCGTGGTCACCGCGTTGCAGTTCACCCCCGTACTCCTGCTCACCCTGCTCTCCGGCCGCCTCGCCGACCGGTACGACAAGCGGATGCTGCTCTTCATCGCCAACGCGTTCTGGACCGTGCTGGCGCTCGGCATGAGCCTGCTCGTCGTCACCGGCCTGGTGCAGCTCTGGCACGTCTTCGCGTTCGCCGCCCTGCTCGGTGTCTCCAACGCGGTGGAGACACCGGTACGGCAGGCGTTCGTCTCCGAACTGGTCGGCGTGCCGCTGCTGCCGAACGCCCTCTCGCTCAACGCCGCCGTGTTCAACTCCGCCCGGATCGTCGGCCCCGCCGTCGCCGGCCTCGCCATCGCCGCCTTCGACGTCGGCCCGGTCTTCATGTTCACCGCGCTCAGCTCGATCGCCCCGCTCGTCAACGTGGTCAAGATGCGCCCCGCCGAACTGCACCGCAAGGCCCTGCCGCCGGCCGGTGAGCGGGACCGGGCCCGGGTGGTGGACGGCCTGCGTTACGTCGCCCGCCGCCCCGACCTGCTGCTGCCCATGATGCTCATGTCGGTGATCGGGATGAGCCTGTTCAACTTCCAGCTCACCCTCGCCGCGCTGGCCAAGACCGTGTTCAAGACCGGGGCCGCCTCGTTCGGCCTGTTCAGCACCGCGCTCGCGGTCGGCGCTCTGGTCGGCGCGCTCGCCGGCACCGGCCGGCGCAGCCGCCCCTCGGTCTGGTTGGTGCTCGGCGCCGCGATCGGCTGCGCCAGCTTCGGCACACTGGTCGGGCTCGCCCCGGCGTACTGGATGGTGGTGGCGCTCCTGATGCCCACCGGGTTCTTCATGGTCTTCTTCGCCCAGGCCGCCAACCAGCGGGTGCAACTCGGCGTCGACGCCTCCTTCCGGGGCCGGGTGATGGCGCTGTGGGTGCTGGTGTTCCTGGGCACCAACCCGGTCGGCGCGCCGATCATCGGGTGGACGGCCGAACGGTTCGGCGCCGGCGCGAGCATCTGGATCGGTGGCCTGATCTCGCTGGCCGCCGCGTTGCTGGCGCTGACCTGGCAACTCCGTCGCTCCGGCGCCCGGCTGCGGCTGCGGGTACTCCCGATGCCCCGCTTCTACGTGGTGTCCGCCGGCGCCGAGTGA
- a CDS encoding NCS2 family permease has product MAIAPPADHGTPPDPAHPRNAFDRYFEISARRSTTGREIRGGFATFFTMAYIVVLNPLILGGSEDADGRTLAIPALAAATALVAGLMTILMGVVARFPIALAAGLGVNALVAFEIAPQMTWADAMGLVVIEGVLIGILVLTGLRTAVFRSVPTQLKTAIGVGIGLFLTIIGLVDAGFVRRVPDAANSTVPVGLGINGKIVSWPMLVFVVGLLVTVVLVVRRVRGAILIGILSSTVLAIVVEAIGNIGPSFVDGKPNPKGWALNVPELPKQVVDLPDLSLLGNFNVLDSWTRVGWLVPLMFVFTLLITDFFDTMGTMVAIGQEGDMLDEQGTPPRAKEILLVDSIAAAAGGAASVSSNTSYIESAAGVGEGARTGVANLVTGVLFLLAMFLAPLSAIVPFEAASTALVVVGFLMMTAVRTIDWTDYEIAIPAFLTIVLMPFTYSISNGIGAGVISYVLVKLAKGKAREVHPLLYGVAALFVLYFLRGPIESVLL; this is encoded by the coding sequence ATGGCCATTGCCCCGCCGGCGGACCACGGCACGCCGCCCGATCCCGCGCACCCGCGTAACGCCTTCGACCGTTACTTCGAGATCTCCGCCCGCCGGTCGACGACCGGACGGGAGATCCGCGGTGGCTTCGCGACGTTCTTCACGATGGCGTACATCGTGGTCTTGAACCCGCTGATCCTCGGCGGCTCGGAGGACGCCGACGGCCGTACCCTGGCCATCCCGGCGCTCGCCGCGGCGACCGCCCTGGTGGCCGGCCTGATGACCATCCTGATGGGGGTGGTGGCCCGGTTCCCGATCGCGCTGGCCGCCGGGCTGGGTGTGAACGCGCTCGTGGCGTTCGAGATCGCGCCGCAGATGACCTGGGCGGACGCGATGGGTCTGGTGGTCATCGAGGGGGTGCTGATCGGCATCCTGGTGCTCACCGGGCTGCGTACCGCCGTGTTCCGCTCGGTGCCGACGCAGCTCAAGACCGCGATCGGCGTCGGCATCGGTCTGTTCCTGACCATCATCGGCCTGGTCGACGCCGGGTTCGTCCGGCGGGTGCCGGACGCGGCGAACAGCACCGTGCCGGTCGGGCTCGGCATCAACGGCAAGATCGTCAGTTGGCCGATGCTGGTGTTCGTGGTGGGCCTGCTGGTCACCGTGGTGCTCGTGGTGCGCCGGGTCCGCGGGGCGATCCTGATCGGCATCCTGTCCTCCACCGTGCTGGCCATCGTGGTCGAGGCGATCGGCAACATCGGCCCGTCCTTCGTCGACGGCAAGCCGAACCCGAAGGGCTGGGCGCTGAACGTGCCCGAACTGCCGAAGCAGGTGGTGGACCTGCCCGACCTGTCGTTGCTCGGCAACTTCAACGTGCTCGACTCGTGGACCCGGGTGGGCTGGCTGGTCCCGCTGATGTTCGTCTTCACGCTGCTGATCACGGACTTCTTCGACACCATGGGCACGATGGTCGCGATCGGCCAGGAGGGGGACATGCTCGACGAGCAGGGCACCCCGCCCCGGGCCAAGGAAATCCTGCTCGTCGACTCGATCGCCGCCGCCGCCGGTGGCGCGGCGTCGGTGTCGAGCAACACCTCGTACATCGAAAGTGCCGCAGGTGTCGGTGAGGGTGCCCGGACCGGGGTGGCCAACCTGGTCACCGGCGTGCTGTTCCTGCTGGCCATGTTCCTGGCGCCGCTGTCGGCGATCGTGCCGTTCGAGGCCGCGTCGACAGCGCTGGTGGTGGTCGGCTTCCTGATGATGACGGCGGTCCGGACCATCGACTGGACCGACTACGAGATCGCGATCCCGGCGTTCCTCACCATCGTGCTGATGCCGTTCACCTACTCGATCTCGAACGGCATCGGGGCCGGCGTGATCAGCTACGTGCTGGTGAAGCTGGCGAAGGGGAAGGCCCGGGAGGTCCACCCCCTGCTGTACGGCGTGGCGGCGCTCTTCGTCCTCTACTTCCTGCGCGGGCCGATCGAGTCCGTGCTGCTGTGA
- a CDS encoding futalosine hydrolase — MTGLLVVTAVPAEAEAVRAGLTDPSVTVRPVGVGPAVAGAATARMLALAEAAGRPYRAVVSAGIAGGFVGRVEVGATVLADRSVVADLGAESPSGFLPVEELGMAPELLGVGRTVPADPALLGALRAALPTATVGTVLTVSTVTGTAASTAALADGHPNAVAEAMEGYGVAVAAALADVPFAELRTISNPIGPRDRGAWRMREAFTALTTAASVLR; from the coding sequence GTGACCGGACTGTTGGTGGTCACGGCGGTGCCCGCCGAGGCCGAGGCGGTCCGCGCCGGCCTCACCGACCCGAGCGTGACGGTGCGACCGGTCGGCGTCGGCCCGGCGGTCGCCGGCGCCGCCACGGCCCGGATGTTGGCGCTGGCCGAGGCCGCCGGCCGGCCGTACCGGGCGGTGGTCAGCGCCGGCATCGCCGGCGGCTTCGTCGGTCGGGTCGAGGTCGGCGCCACCGTGCTGGCCGACCGTAGCGTCGTCGCCGACCTCGGCGCCGAGTCGCCGAGCGGTTTCCTCCCGGTCGAGGAGCTGGGCATGGCCCCCGAGCTGCTGGGCGTCGGCCGCACCGTGCCCGCCGACCCGGCCCTGCTGGGCGCGCTGCGCGCCGCCCTCCCCACGGCCACCGTCGGCACGGTGCTGACGGTCAGCACGGTGACCGGCACCGCCGCGAGCACGGCGGCCCTCGCCGACGGGCACCCAAACGCTGTGGCCGAGGCCATGGAGGGGTACGGCGTGGCCGTCGCCGCTGCCCTGGCCGACGTCCCCTTCGCCGAGCTGCGCACGATCTCGAACCCGATCGGCCCACGTGACCGCGGCGCCTGGCGCATGCGGGAGGCGTTCACCGCACTCACCACCGCCGCATCAGTCCTGCGTTGA
- a CDS encoding DUF2530 domain-containing protein codes for MVPFAVAGLIVWAVAGLVLLIFFRGWLTAHGHQNWLWTCLAGFLWGFPGLATMMRHDANRRRRRATADPQR; via the coding sequence ATGGTGCCGTTCGCCGTCGCCGGGCTGATCGTCTGGGCGGTGGCCGGTCTGGTGTTGCTGATCTTCTTCCGCGGCTGGCTCACCGCACACGGGCACCAGAACTGGCTCTGGACCTGCCTCGCCGGTTTTCTGTGGGGCTTTCCCGGGCTGGCCACGATGATGCGGCACGACGCCAACAGGCGTCGCCGACGGGCAACCGCCGATCCTCAGCGCTGA
- a CDS encoding MarR family transcriptional regulator, which yields MTERTVTAKRVPPAQLAPQLRDAITRLNRRVRQARPVGDLTVTQLSALTSLNLAGALTPRELADVERVQPPTMTRIVAKLEERGLVQRTPHPTDGRQVILAATEGGRAVLDQFERARNEWLADRLAALTEEERDTLRRAADILQGIARA from the coding sequence GTGACGGAGCGGACGGTGACGGCGAAACGCGTGCCACCGGCGCAGCTGGCCCCCCAGCTGCGAGATGCGATCACCCGACTCAACCGGCGGGTCCGACAAGCCCGGCCGGTCGGCGACCTCACGGTCACCCAGCTGTCGGCGCTCACCAGCCTCAACCTGGCAGGCGCCCTCACGCCACGGGAACTGGCCGACGTCGAACGGGTGCAGCCGCCCACGATGACCAGGATCGTCGCGAAGCTGGAGGAGCGCGGCCTCGTGCAGCGCACCCCCCACCCGACCGACGGACGGCAGGTCATCCTGGCGGCGACCGAGGGGGGACGGGCCGTGCTCGACCAGTTCGAGCGCGCCCGCAACGAGTGGCTGGCCGACCGGCTGGCCGCGCTCACCGAGGAGGAACGCGACACGCTACGGCGGGCCGCCGACATCCTCCAGGGGATCGCTCGCGCCTGA
- the thpR gene encoding RNA 2',3'-cyclic phosphodiesterase — MRLFAAICPPQAAIDDLTGRVAELRVAFASASGVNVRLADPAHFHLTLAFVGEVPDDRLADVESTLGLAAAAFRDRRGSSPRLRLGGGGSFGQGRSTVLWVDVRGDIDALEALARLVRDGLRRAGLPHDDKPFRAHLTIARPGDRVDPADVRADRETLHGYAGPPWPAAELILVRSQLGSRDRYTRLAAWSL, encoded by the coding sequence GTGCGGCTCTTCGCGGCGATCTGTCCACCCCAGGCCGCCATCGACGACCTGACGGGAAGGGTCGCCGAGCTGCGGGTCGCTTTCGCCTCCGCGAGCGGCGTCAACGTCCGGCTCGCCGACCCGGCCCATTTCCATCTCACGCTTGCCTTCGTCGGCGAGGTGCCGGACGACCGGCTGGCCGACGTCGAGAGCACGCTTGGGCTGGCCGCAGCGGCGTTCCGGGACCGCCGGGGCAGCTCACCGCGGCTGCGCCTCGGCGGTGGGGGCAGCTTCGGACAGGGCCGGTCCACTGTGCTCTGGGTGGACGTGCGCGGCGACATCGACGCGCTGGAGGCGCTCGCCCGGCTGGTCCGCGACGGGCTGCGCCGGGCCGGGCTGCCGCACGACGACAAGCCGTTCCGCGCGCACCTGACCATCGCCCGCCCCGGCGATCGGGTGGACCCCGCCGATGTCCGGGCCGACCGGGAGACGCTGCACGGGTACGCCGGCCCGCCGTGGCCGGCTGCCGAACTGATCCTGGTTCGCAGCCAGCTCGGCTCCCGCGACCGTTACACGCGCCTCGCCGCGTGGTCACTCTGA
- a CDS encoding aldo/keto reductase — MEYTNLGRTGLSVSRLCLGTMNFGPQTDEPDSFAIMDRALEHGINFFDTANVYGWKLGEGITEQIVGRWFAQGDGRRDKVVLATKVYGKMGEWPNDQGLSARHIIRACEDSLRRLQTDTIDLYQMHHVSRTTPWEEIWQAMETLVAQGKVLYVGSSNFAGWHMAQAQAAAGKRNFLGLVSEQSIYNLLTRHVELEVIPAAQHYGLGIIPWSPLHGGLLSGIIRKMADGSAARGTTGRSADALAEHRNTIEAYEKLCADLGHDPADVALAWLLSRPGVTAPIVGPRTMDQLDRNLGALDVHLDEPTLTRLDELFPPIGNGGPAPEAWAW, encoded by the coding sequence ATGGAGTACACGAACCTGGGACGCACCGGCCTGTCGGTGAGCCGACTCTGCCTCGGCACCATGAACTTCGGGCCGCAGACGGACGAGCCGGACAGCTTCGCCATCATGGACCGGGCGCTCGAACACGGGATCAACTTCTTCGACACCGCGAACGTCTACGGCTGGAAGCTCGGCGAAGGCATCACCGAACAGATCGTCGGCCGCTGGTTCGCCCAGGGCGACGGGCGGCGCGACAAGGTCGTGCTGGCCACGAAGGTCTACGGCAAGATGGGCGAGTGGCCCAACGACCAGGGCCTGAGCGCCCGGCACATCATCCGGGCCTGCGAGGACTCACTGCGCCGGCTCCAGACCGACACCATCGACCTCTACCAGATGCACCACGTCTCCCGGACCACCCCGTGGGAGGAGATCTGGCAGGCGATGGAGACGCTCGTCGCGCAGGGCAAGGTGCTCTACGTCGGCTCGTCCAACTTCGCCGGCTGGCACATGGCGCAGGCGCAGGCCGCGGCCGGCAAACGCAACTTCCTCGGCCTCGTCTCCGAGCAGTCCATCTACAACCTGCTCACCCGGCACGTCGAGTTGGAGGTCATCCCGGCCGCCCAGCACTACGGGCTGGGCATCATCCCCTGGTCGCCGCTGCACGGCGGGTTGCTCTCCGGGATCATCCGGAAGATGGCCGACGGCAGCGCCGCCCGCGGCACCACCGGCCGCTCGGCCGACGCGCTGGCCGAGCACCGGAACACCATCGAGGCGTACGAGAAGCTCTGCGCGGACCTCGGCCACGACCCGGCGGACGTGGCGCTGGCCTGGCTGCTCTCCCGACCGGGCGTGACCGCCCCGATCGTCGGCCCGCGCACCATGGACCAGCTCGACCGCAACCTCGGCGCGCTCGACGTCCACCTGGACGAGCCGACGCTGACCCGCCTCGACGAGCTGTTCCCGCCGATCGGCAACGGCGGCCCCGCCCCCGAAGCCTGGGCCTGGTAG
- the serC gene encoding phosphoserine transaminase, which translates to MADAPTIRIPDDLRPADGRFGCGPSKVRPAAVSALADVATSYLGTSHRQKTVRDQVARLRRGLAEFFSLPEGYEVIIGNGGTTAFWEVATFGLVRDRAQFASFGEFGAKFAKSVKDAPFLGEPTVRKSEAGSAPTLTAEAGVDVYATPHNETSTGVAVPIGRVPGADEGSLLLVDATSGAGGLDVDVSETDVYYFAPQKCFGSDGGLWLALMSPAALDRATEIKSSGRYIPAFLDLVTAIDNSRLEQTYNTPALATIFLAAEQTDWMNGQGGLAWAAKRTAESAGIVYGWAERSAFATPFVSDPALRSNVVATVDFADGVDATAIAKVLRANGIVDTEPYRKLGRNQLRVALFPAVEPADVEALTASIDYVVERL; encoded by the coding sequence GTGGCTGACGCACCGACCATCCGGATTCCCGACGACCTCAGGCCCGCCGACGGACGATTCGGCTGCGGGCCGTCCAAGGTCCGCCCGGCGGCGGTCTCCGCGCTCGCCGACGTCGCCACCAGCTACCTGGGCACGTCGCACCGGCAGAAGACGGTCCGCGACCAGGTCGCCCGGCTGCGCCGCGGCCTGGCCGAGTTCTTCTCCCTGCCCGAGGGCTACGAGGTGATCATCGGCAACGGCGGCACCACCGCGTTCTGGGAGGTCGCCACGTTCGGCCTGGTCCGCGACCGGGCCCAGTTCGCCAGCTTCGGCGAGTTCGGCGCGAAGTTCGCCAAGTCGGTCAAGGACGCGCCGTTCCTGGGCGAGCCGACCGTCCGCAAGTCCGAGGCGGGCAGCGCCCCCACGCTCACCGCCGAAGCCGGCGTGGACGTCTACGCCACCCCGCACAACGAGACCTCCACCGGCGTGGCGGTGCCGATCGGCCGGGTGCCCGGCGCGGACGAGGGCTCACTGCTGCTCGTCGACGCCACCTCCGGGGCCGGCGGCCTGGACGTCGACGTCTCCGAGACCGACGTCTACTACTTCGCCCCGCAGAAGTGCTTCGGCTCCGACGGCGGTCTCTGGCTGGCGCTGATGTCGCCGGCCGCGCTCGACCGGGCCACCGAGATCAAGTCGTCGGGCCGCTACATCCCGGCCTTCCTCGACCTGGTCACCGCGATCGACAACTCGCGGCTGGAGCAGACGTACAACACCCCGGCGCTGGCCACCATCTTCCTGGCCGCCGAGCAGACCGACTGGATGAACGGTCAGGGCGGGCTGGCCTGGGCGGCCAAGCGCACCGCCGAGAGCGCCGGCATCGTGTACGGCTGGGCCGAGCGCTCCGCGTTCGCCACCCCGTTCGTGTCCGACCCGGCGCTGCGCTCCAACGTGGTCGCCACCGTCGACTTCGCCGACGGGGTGGACGCGACCGCGATCGCCAAGGTGCTGCGTGCCAACGGCATCGTCGACACCGAGCCGTACCGCAAGCTCGGCCGCAATCAGCTGCGGGTCGCGCTCTTCCCGGCGGTCGAGCCGGCCGACGTCGAGGCGCTCACCGCGTCCATCGACTACGTGGTGGAGCGACTCTGA
- a CDS encoding DUF3027 domain-containing protein has translation MGNNGRVTRPVSARAPRLDQVCAAAVEVARDAITEVEPTDVGDHLQAVAEGDRVVTHYFDCRMAGYRGWRWAVTVTRVARSKHVTICETVLLPGPDALLAPGWLPWQERLQPGDLGPGDLITTSADDERLAPGYLLSDDPAVEETSWELGLGRARVLSREGRAETAQRWYDGDHGPDAAISTAAPAAARCGTCGFYLPLAGSLRQAFGACGNFFAPDDGRVVSADHGCGAHSETLVGVAETPVDELPTVYDDSEVEAMPVGQAPGPAEAVEPAKAVEPAEPAGQP, from the coding sequence ATGGGGAACAATGGAAGAGTGACCAGGCCCGTCTCCGCCCGCGCTCCCCGGCTCGACCAGGTCTGCGCCGCCGCCGTCGAGGTGGCCCGCGACGCCATCACCGAGGTGGAGCCGACCGACGTCGGCGATCACCTCCAGGCCGTCGCCGAAGGCGACCGGGTCGTCACCCACTACTTCGACTGCCGGATGGCCGGCTACCGCGGCTGGCGGTGGGCCGTCACGGTGACCCGGGTGGCGCGCAGCAAGCACGTCACGATCTGCGAGACGGTGCTGCTGCCCGGCCCCGACGCGCTGCTCGCCCCGGGTTGGCTGCCCTGGCAGGAGCGGCTCCAGCCGGGTGACCTGGGCCCGGGTGACCTGATCACCACCTCGGCCGACGACGAGCGGCTCGCCCCCGGCTACCTGCTCTCCGACGACCCGGCGGTGGAGGAGACCTCCTGGGAGCTGGGCCTCGGCCGGGCCCGGGTGCTGTCCCGGGAAGGGCGCGCCGAGACCGCCCAACGCTGGTACGACGGGGACCACGGGCCGGACGCCGCCATCTCCACCGCCGCCCCGGCCGCCGCCCGCTGCGGCACCTGCGGCTTCTACCTGCCGCTGGCCGGCTCGCTGCGGCAGGCGTTCGGGGCGTGCGGCAACTTCTTCGCCCCCGACGACGGCCGGGTGGTCAGCGCCGACCACGGCTGCGGCGCGCACTCGGAGACGCTCGTCGGGGTGGCCGAGACGCCCGTCGACGAGTTGCCCACCGTCTACGACGACAGCGAGGTCGAGGCGATGCCCGTCGGCCAGGCCCCGGGCCCGGCGGAGGCGGTCGAGCCGGCGAAAGCGGTCGAGCCGGCGGAGCCTGCCGGGCAGCCCTGA